The proteins below are encoded in one region of Pseudomonadota bacterium:
- a CDS encoding thiamine biosynthesis protein ThiS, whose product MKVEWENKVYEFEKPMFVSKLLEEFSLSREAHLVIANGSLMTEDCKLGADDNVKLIRVISGG is encoded by the coding sequence ATGAAAGTCGAATGGGAAAACAAAGTATACGAATTTGAAAAACCGATGTTTGTTTCAAAGCTTCTTGAGGAATTTTCTCTCAGCAGGGAAGCCCATCTTGTCATCGCGAACGGCAGTCTGATGACGGAAGACTGCAAGCTGGGAGCGGACGACAACGTCAAACTTATAAGGGTAATCTCCGGCGGATGA
- the clpB gene encoding ATP-dependent chaperone ClpB: protein MNFDKLTIKAQEAIADAQKRAEKNRNQMIENEHLLYSLISQKEGVVKPMLDKLGANTSYIINDLEKALKKFSHVEGAVQVYISPQLKQAIDTAFDEAERLKDDYVSVEHLLIGITEVHEGAASDILKSYGVTKDKIFAVLKDMRGSQRVTDQSPEEKYQSLQRYCRDLTEEARKGKLDPVIGRDEEVRRVMQVLSRRTKNNPVVIGEPGVGKTAIVEGLAQRIISGDIPETLKNKKVLSLDLGAMLAGAKFRGEFEDRLKAVLKEIDEAAGTIILFIDELHTIVGAGNAQGAIDASNMLKPALARGELRCIGATTLDEYRKYIEKDAALERRFQPVFVGEPSIEETIAILRGLKEKYELHHGVRIKDSALIAAATLSHRYITDRFLPDKAIDLIDESSSRLRMEIDSVPTEIDEIERKIIQVQIEIEALKKEKDEASKERKKKLEEDLLELKTDAGEKRKHWGREKELIKAIGEIKEKIDRAKTEAEEAERRGDFGRVAEIRYGTIIALETEQKEKNKELAEFQKGNKMLKEEVDEEDIARVVSKWTGIPVSKMLEGDMEKLVNMEDRIHKRVIGQHEAVDAVSSTIRRARAGLQDPNRPLGSFLFLGPTGVGKTELAKALAEFLFDDEQAIVRIDMSEFMEKHSVSRLIGAPPGYVGYEEGGYLTEAVRRRPYSIILMDEVEKAHPEVFNVLLQVLDDGRLTDGQGRTVDFKNTVIIMTSNIGSQFITDFGGKDYEEMRKQVSEAIKLHFKPEFLNRIDEIIIFRSLSAEDIKHIAGLQLTILAKRVEERKIELIFTDKLKNMISKEGYDPIYGARPLKRLIQKKLQDALAMMVLKGEIKEGDTVKADVNAKGEVVFKQ from the coding sequence ATGAACTTTGACAAGTTAACGATAAAAGCCCAGGAAGCTATAGCCGACGCCCAGAAAAGGGCAGAGAAAAACAGAAATCAAATGATTGAAAACGAACATCTTCTTTACAGCCTTATATCTCAAAAAGAAGGTGTTGTAAAACCGATGCTCGATAAACTGGGGGCAAACACGAGCTACATTATAAATGACCTGGAAAAAGCATTAAAGAAGTTTTCGCATGTAGAAGGCGCTGTGCAGGTTTACATATCGCCGCAACTGAAACAGGCAATAGACACGGCATTTGATGAAGCAGAACGATTGAAAGATGATTATGTAAGCGTTGAACATCTACTTATCGGTATAACAGAGGTTCACGAAGGGGCTGCTTCAGATATACTGAAAAGCTACGGTGTTACAAAAGACAAGATTTTTGCCGTACTGAAAGATATGAGAGGCTCCCAAAGGGTAACGGACCAGTCACCGGAAGAAAAATACCAGTCTTTGCAAAGATACTGCAGGGATTTAACAGAAGAGGCAAGGAAGGGCAAACTCGATCCTGTCATCGGCAGAGACGAGGAAGTAAGAAGGGTAATGCAGGTGCTCTCACGCAGAACAAAGAACAATCCCGTCGTTATCGGCGAACCAGGGGTCGGGAAAACTGCCATTGTTGAAGGGTTGGCCCAGAGGATTATAAGCGGCGATATACCGGAAACATTAAAAAACAAAAAAGTGCTTTCCCTTGACCTCGGGGCCATGCTGGCAGGAGCAAAATTCAGGGGTGAATTTGAGGACAGGCTCAAGGCTGTCTTAAAAGAGATTGATGAAGCTGCCGGCACAATAATCCTTTTCATAGATGAACTCCACACGATTGTCGGAGCCGGCAATGCTCAGGGAGCGATAGACGCATCAAACATGTTGAAGCCCGCCCTTGCAAGGGGCGAACTGCGTTGTATCGGGGCGACAACACTTGATGAATACAGAAAGTATATCGAAAAGGATGCTGCCCTTGAAAGAAGGTTCCAGCCAGTTTTTGTTGGAGAACCATCTATTGAAGAAACTATAGCAATATTACGGGGATTAAAGGAGAAATATGAGCTTCATCACGGCGTGAGGATCAAGGATTCGGCGTTGATTGCCGCGGCAACGCTTTCACACCGGTATATAACGGACAGATTTTTGCCTGATAAGGCAATTGACTTAATTGATGAATCATCTTCCAGATTAAGGATGGAAATTGACAGCGTACCGACGGAGATTGACGAGATAGAAAGAAAGATCATCCAGGTTCAGATAGAGATTGAAGCATTAAAGAAGGAAAAAGACGAAGCCTCAAAAGAACGGAAGAAGAAACTTGAAGAAGATTTGCTTGAATTAAAGACAGATGCCGGTGAAAAAAGAAAGCACTGGGGAAGGGAAAAAGAACTGATAAAGGCCATAGGAGAGATAAAGGAAAAGATCGACAGAGCAAAGACCGAGGCCGAGGAAGCGGAGCGCAGGGGAGATTTTGGCAGGGTCGCAGAAATCAGGTATGGCACAATTATAGCACTGGAGACGGAACAGAAAGAGAAAAATAAAGAACTTGCGGAATTTCAGAAGGGCAATAAGATGCTGAAAGAAGAAGTTGACGAGGAAGACATCGCAAGAGTTGTCTCCAAATGGACAGGCATACCTGTTTCAAAGATGCTTGAAGGCGACATGGAAAAGCTTGTCAACATGGAGGACAGGATACATAAGAGGGTTATCGGCCAGCACGAGGCTGTGGACGCCGTATCCAGCACAATCAGAAGGGCTCGCGCCGGTCTTCAGGACCCGAACAGGCCCCTTGGCTCCTTTCTGTTTCTGGGACCCACCGGAGTCGGCAAGACAGAGCTTGCAAAAGCGCTCGCGGAATTCCTTTTCGACGATGAACAGGCAATTGTGAGGATCGATATGAGCGAATTTATGGAAAAGCACTCCGTATCAAGGCTGATAGGCGCGCCTCCCGGATACGTAGGATACGAGGAAGGCGGCTACCTTACTGAAGCTGTAAGGAGAAGACCCTATTCTATCATCCTCATGGACGAAGTGGAAAAGGCACATCCTGAAGTATTCAATGTGCTTTTGCAGGTACTTGATGACGGCAGGCTTACCGACGGACAGGGCAGAACAGTGGATTTCAAGAATACCGTGATAATCATGACATCCAACATCGGAAGCCAGTTTATAACGGATTTCGGCGGCAAGGATTATGAAGAGATGAGAAAACAGGTGTCGGAAGCAATCAAGCTCCACTTCAAACCCGAGTTTCTCAACAGGATTGACGAGATTATTATATTCAGGTCGCTTTCCGCCGAGGACATAAAACATATTGCCGGTTTGCAGCTCACCATACTGGCAAAGAGGGTTGAAGAAAGAAAGATAGAGCTCATATTCACCGATAAGCTGAAAAACATGATTTCAAAGGAAGGATACGACCCCATTTACGGCGCAAGGCCCTTAAAACGGCTTATCCAGAAGAAACTGCAGGATGCACTTGCCATGATGGTTTTAAAAGGCGAAATAAAAGAAGGTGATACGGTTAAAGCAGATGTAAATGCAAAAGGAGAAGTGGTATTCAAACAATAA
- a CDS encoding methyltransferase yields MLNEAIMAEARSFMKSRVILTAAELDFFTFLDKKPATAKEIVKQRGLDLRATTRVLDCLIALGLLQKNSDLYGNTEMGSYFSAHHPETVLPVIIHWNHLWTSWSELTDIVKKGTDKKSSAGVKFSDTEMKAFVGAMHVIAHNLSREIAGVYDLKPYKRLLDIGGASGTYTTAFLKKNPRMKAIIFELEDVIPLAQERLKTEGLSKRTELIAGDFYQDELPKGCGLTLLSAIIHQNSEEDNFRLYQRVFRALEPGGTVLIRDHVMDESRIYPPAGTLFAINMLVQTRGGDTYTFQEIKETLEKAGFVDVKLIRTGEKMDCLVEARKPA; encoded by the coding sequence ATGCTGAATGAAGCTATTATGGCAGAAGCAAGAAGTTTTATGAAAAGCCGGGTAATTCTCACAGCAGCAGAGCTTGACTTTTTTACTTTTCTTGATAAAAAGCCTGCCACTGCGAAAGAGATAGTAAAACAGCGCGGCCTTGATTTGCGGGCCACAACCAGAGTCCTGGATTGTCTTATTGCTTTAGGGCTGCTGCAAAAAAATTCCGATCTTTATGGAAATACAGAAATGGGGTCATACTTTTCGGCTCATCATCCCGAAACTGTCCTGCCTGTGATTATCCATTGGAATCACCTCTGGACAAGCTGGAGCGAACTTACCGATATTGTAAAAAAAGGGACCGACAAAAAATCAAGTGCCGGCGTCAAATTCAGCGATACAGAGATGAAGGCCTTTGTCGGTGCAATGCATGTAATTGCGCACAATCTCTCCCGTGAAATAGCAGGTGTCTACGATCTCAAACCATACAAGCGTCTTCTTGACATCGGGGGAGCATCGGGTACCTATACGACAGCATTCCTCAAGAAAAATCCACGCATGAAGGCTATAATTTTTGAATTGGAGGATGTTATCCCTCTGGCTCAGGAAAGGCTCAAGACGGAAGGTCTTTCAAAACGTACGGAATTGATAGCAGGAGATTTCTATCAGGATGAACTGCCGAAGGGATGCGGCCTGACACTACTTTCAGCGATCATTCACCAGAACAGCGAGGAAGATAATTTTCGTCTCTATCAGAGGGTTTTCCGTGCCCTTGAACCCGGGGGTACAGTGCTTATCCGTGACCATGTTATGGATGAATCCCGCATATACCCTCCTGCAGGGACTTTATTTGCAATTAACATGCTTGTACAGACCCGTGGCGGCGACACCTATACTTTCCAGGAAATAAAAGAAACGTTAGAAAAGGCCGGTTTCGTTGATGTAAAGCTAATAAGAACCGGGGAAAAAATGGATTGTCTGGTGGAAGCTCGAAAACCGGCATAG
- a CDS encoding CDP-alcohol phosphatidyltransferase family protein → MISSKIGHALDPVILGTYRFFFKNRSVNPNILTICGIPFGFAASAFIAFDYMLTGGILLAISGFFDLMDGAVARHMNRVTRFGGFLDSVLDRYVDLLIMLGIFIHFLRHGESFYSIIVFIASIGAAIIPYAKARAEAASLDCNTGILERPERLVILFIGLCFNVLEYAVLILAVLTHVTVIQRIVFVKKNS, encoded by the coding sequence TTGATCAGTTCTAAAATAGGACATGCCCTTGATCCTGTAATTCTTGGGACTTATCGTTTCTTTTTTAAAAACAGGTCAGTAAATCCTAATATATTAACGATTTGCGGGATTCCCTTCGGCTTTGCCGCATCTGCCTTTATAGCCTTTGATTATATGCTGACAGGGGGGATATTGCTTGCGATTTCCGGCTTTTTCGACCTTATGGACGGAGCAGTTGCAAGGCATATGAACAGAGTAACACGTTTCGGCGGGTTCCTCGACTCTGTCCTTGACAGGTATGTAGACCTTCTTATCATGCTTGGCATATTTATTCATTTTTTGCGGCATGGTGAGTCCTTTTATTCGATTATCGTTTTTATTGCTTCTATCGGCGCTGCAATTATCCCTTATGCAAAGGCAAGGGCTGAAGCCGCATCCCTTGACTGCAATACGGGCATCCTCGAGAGGCCGGAGCGGTTGGTAATACTTTTTATCGGCCTTTGTTTTAATGTATTGGAATATGCTGTTCTCATCCTTGCAGTATTAACCCATGTTACTGTAATCCAGCGAATAGTATTTGTGAAAAAGAACAGTTGA
- a CDS encoding inositol-3-phosphate synthase yields MGKIRIGIVGIGNCASALIQGLSYYSKKRDELIGLMHFEICGYKPEDIEVVAAFDIDKRKVGKSIKDAIFALPNCTKLIDKDVIQPDITVSMGHILDGVSPHMKDYPEERIFLVSDEKPVDIVKVLKDRNVEILVNYLPVGSEKAARFYAECCLESGTSLINCIPVFIASDEGWAERFKQKGIPVVGDDVKSQIGATIIHRALIKLFDDRGVKIDRTYQLNTGGNTDFLNMLNQDRLVSKRISKTEAVQSLLDVPMPTENIHIGPSDYVPWQNDNKVCFMRIEGRIFGDIPINMELRLSVEDSPNSGGCIIDAIRCCKVARDRKAAGVLESISAYTMKHPIKQFPDSIAKNMVEEFIRGERER; encoded by the coding sequence ATGGGTAAGATACGCATCGGAATTGTTGGGATTGGCAATTGTGCGAGTGCTCTTATACAGGGTTTAAGTTATTACTCAAAGAAAAGAGATGAACTTATAGGACTTATGCATTTTGAGATCTGCGGTTACAAACCTGAAGATATAGAAGTCGTTGCAGCTTTCGACATTGATAAGCGGAAAGTCGGTAAATCCATTAAAGACGCGATTTTTGCCCTGCCGAATTGTACGAAGCTTATTGATAAGGATGTAATCCAACCTGATATAACCGTTTCTATGGGACACATACTGGATGGTGTTTCTCCGCATATGAAAGATTATCCTGAAGAAAGAATTTTTCTGGTGTCCGATGAAAAACCTGTGGATATTGTAAAGGTATTGAAGGATAGAAACGTGGAGATCCTGGTAAATTACCTTCCAGTCGGTTCTGAAAAAGCGGCAAGGTTTTATGCGGAATGCTGTCTTGAAAGCGGGACAAGTCTGATTAATTGCATACCTGTATTTATTGCTTCCGATGAAGGCTGGGCGGAAAGGTTTAAACAAAAAGGCATACCTGTAGTAGGTGATGATGTAAAATCTCAAATCGGCGCAACAATCATACACAGAGCCCTTATTAAGCTCTTTGACGACAGGGGCGTTAAAATTGACAGGACATATCAATTAAATACCGGCGGCAACACGGACTTTTTGAATATGCTCAATCAGGACAGGCTTGTATCAAAAAGGATATCAAAAACCGAAGCGGTTCAATCATTGCTGGATGTGCCAATGCCTACGGAAAACATCCATATCGGTCCCTCTGATTATGTACCCTGGCAGAACGACAATAAGGTCTGTTTTATGAGGATAGAGGGCAGAATCTTTGGCGACATTCCCATTAATATGGAGCTCAGGCTGTCCGTTGAGGATTCGCCGAACAGCGGTGGCTGTATCATAGACGCAATAAGATGCTGCAAGGTAGCGAGGGACAGAAAGGCGGCCGGTGTGCTTGAGTCAATTTCGGCCTATACCATGAAGCATCCGATCAAACAATTTCCCGATAGTATCGCAAAAAACATGGTCGAAGAATTCATAAGGGGTGAAAGGGAGAGGTAG
- a CDS encoding Fe-S-containing hydro-lyase encodes MEIKRIITPLTEDVIEQLKAGEKVFLNGYIYTARDAAHKRFIESLNKGENLPVEIKDQVIYYCGPSPASPGKVIGACGPTTSSRMDAYAPTLISMGLKGMIGKGKRSQPVKDAMRRYKSIYFGVTGGAGALLSKCVVSSEVIAYEELGPEAVRKLEVKDLPLFVINDIYGNDLYDAGMQKYKK; translated from the coding sequence ATGGAGATAAAACGTATCATAACACCGTTAACGGAAGATGTGATTGAACAACTTAAGGCAGGCGAAAAGGTTTTTTTAAACGGGTATATATATACTGCACGTGACGCTGCCCACAAGAGATTTATTGAATCCTTAAATAAAGGCGAAAACCTGCCGGTTGAGATAAAGGATCAGGTTATCTATTATTGTGGACCTTCCCCTGCATCTCCGGGAAAAGTAATAGGTGCTTGTGGTCCGACTACAAGTTCAAGGATGGATGCCTATGCGCCGACGCTCATATCAATGGGACTAAAAGGAATGATCGGAAAGGGAAAGAGGTCACAGCCGGTGAAAGATGCTATGAGACGATACAAAAGCATATATTTTGGAGTAACAGGCGGCGCAGGCGCCCTGCTTTCCAAATGTGTTGTATCTTCCGAGGTCATAGCTTATGAAGAGCTTGGGCCTGAAGCCGTCAGGAAACTTGAGGTTAAGGATTTGCCGTTATTTGTAATAAACGATATATACGGAAATGATTTATATGATGCCGGGATGCAGAAGTATAAAAAATAG
- a CDS encoding fumarate hydratase: MREIHVDDIISALERLFIDANINLPDDVCKALEKAIEKEESPVGREVIRELMANADLARSEGIPICQDTGLAITFIEIGQDVHITGGMLAYAVDEGVRRAYKNGYLRKSCCDPITRKNTGDNTPAILHVKIVPGDRVKIVVLPKGGGSENYGEVRMLVPSEGKEGVKSFVLQMVNKGGPNPCPPIIVGIGIGGNFETSALLSKEALMVPIGVRNDDPSLASFEAEILEEINKTGIGPQGYGGTVTALDVHIKMLPCHIASFPVAVNIQCHAHRIKEVVI, translated from the coding sequence ATGAGAGAGATTCATGTCGATGATATTATATCTGCCTTGGAAAGGTTGTTTATCGATGCAAATATAAATTTGCCGGATGATGTCTGCAAGGCCCTTGAAAAGGCGATAGAAAAGGAAGAATCTCCTGTTGGAAGAGAAGTTATCAGGGAACTGATGGCTAATGCCGATCTTGCAAGAAGCGAAGGAATACCGATATGTCAGGATACAGGGCTGGCGATAACATTTATTGAAATAGGACAGGATGTGCATATAACAGGGGGCATGCTTGCTTATGCAGTTGATGAAGGAGTGAGAAGGGCCTATAAAAATGGATATTTGCGAAAATCCTGCTGTGACCCGATTACTAGGAAAAATACCGGCGATAACACCCCGGCTATCCTGCATGTAAAGATTGTGCCTGGAGACCGCGTAAAGATTGTTGTACTCCCGAAGGGTGGCGGCAGTGAAAACTACGGGGAAGTGAGAATGCTCGTTCCGTCGGAAGGTAAAGAGGGTGTGAAGTCCTTTGTCCTTCAGATGGTAAATAAAGGAGGGCCGAATCCATGCCCGCCGATTATTGTAGGCATCGGAATAGGCGGCAACTTCGAGACGTCCGCCCTTCTTTCAAAGGAAGCCCTGATGGTTCCCATTGGCGTGCGGAACGACGATCCGTCCCTTGCGTCCTTTGAGGCAGAAATCCTTGAGGAGATCAATAAAACCGGCATAGGACCTCAGGGCTACGGAGGGACGGTGACAGCCCTTGACGTCCATATAAAGATGCTGCCCTGCCATATTGCCTCTTTCCCTGTGGCGGTGAACATCCAGTGTCATGCACACCGGATCAAAGAGGTTGTAATTTAA
- a CDS encoding NADP-dependent malic enzyme, producing MKITKEELIEKAKKPARDAMKMHPFYKGKIEVVPKCVIRDVNDFAIWYTPGVAEPCKEIHKNPDMVFEYTNKANMVGIVTDGTRVLGLGDIGPMAGLPVMEGKALLFKYLGGVDAFPICLDTKDPDEIIKTVKYISPSFGGINLEDIENPKCFYILERLRAEAPIPVWHDDQQGTAAVTLAALVNALKIVKKKIQDVKITMIGIGAANVCITKMIIKAGADPNKFIVVDSKGILNRKRDDIKPTHKEKMEFCRITNAENRDGDMEEAIKGQDVLIALSQPGPDTIKKEWIAKMADNAIVFVCANPIPEIWPWEAKEAGARIVATGRSDFPNQVNNSVGFPAIFRGTLDVMARTITDEMCIAAAYELAKCAEDKGLHEDYLLPTMDEWEVFPREAVAVAKKAIEQGVARLKLSEKELFNMAETKIRRAREQVGLMMEKGIIAPYVE from the coding sequence GTGAAGATAACAAAGGAAGAACTTATAGAAAAGGCTAAAAAACCGGCCCGGGATGCAATGAAGATGCACCCCTTTTACAAGGGTAAAATAGAGGTGGTACCGAAATGTGTTATCAGAGACGTAAATGATTTTGCCATATGGTATACGCCAGGAGTAGCTGAGCCATGCAAGGAGATTCACAAAAACCCGGATATGGTATTTGAATATACAAACAAGGCGAATATGGTTGGAATAGTTACAGACGGTACAAGGGTGCTCGGTCTTGGAGATATAGGGCCAATGGCAGGCCTTCCGGTTATGGAGGGAAAGGCGTTGCTCTTCAAATATCTGGGCGGTGTTGATGCCTTCCCCATATGCCTTGATACGAAAGACCCTGATGAAATCATAAAAACCGTAAAATATATATCCCCTTCTTTTGGGGGAATAAACCTCGAAGATATAGAGAACCCGAAATGTTTTTATATCCTTGAAAGACTGAGGGCTGAAGCGCCGATACCCGTATGGCACGATGACCAGCAGGGGACGGCAGCAGTTACCCTTGCCGCGCTTGTTAATGCCTTAAAGATCGTAAAGAAGAAGATCCAGGATGTAAAGATCACCATGATAGGCATAGGCGCTGCCAATGTTTGTATAACAAAGATGATCATAAAGGCAGGCGCTGACCCAAACAAATTCATTGTTGTTGATAGTAAAGGCATACTTAACAGGAAAAGGGATGATATAAAACCAACCCATAAAGAAAAAATGGAGTTCTGCCGGATAACAAATGCTGAAAATAGAGATGGGGATATGGAAGAAGCAATAAAGGGTCAGGATGTTTTAATAGCCCTTTCACAGCCAGGACCTGATACGATCAAGAAGGAATGGATTGCGAAAATGGCAGATAATGCCATTGTTTTCGTATGCGCAAACCCTATCCCGGAGATATGGCCATGGGAAGCAAAAGAGGCTGGCGCAAGGATTGTTGCTACCGGCAGGAGCGATTTCCCGAATCAGGTAAACAATTCCGTCGGTTTCCCTGCCATATTCAGAGGTACACTGGATGTGATGGCAAGAACAATCACCGATGAAATGTGTATTGCCGCTGCCTATGAACTTGCCAAATGTGCGGAAGATAAAGGATTACACGAAGATTACCTTCTGCCCACCATGGATGAATGGGAAGTGTTCCCGAGAGAAGCAGTGGCAGTGGCAAAAAAGGCAATAGAGCAGGGTGTGGCAAGATTGAAATTAAGCGAAAAGGAATTGTTTAACATGGCTGAAACAAAGATAAGAAGGGCTCGTGAGCAAGTCGGACTGATGATGGAGAAAGGAATAATCGCACCATATGTAGAATAG